The genomic DNA TGTTTAGCAGCGATTGCCATAAGTAGTCGAAATAATCGGCTAGCTAGAGTAGCGGCGTAGGTGTCTTAGGAGGTAATATTACGCTGCTAATCACCTTGTATAACTAATCGAGCTTTGCACTTAATAAATTAATTAGCTTTGTTAAATTTGTAGACATACACCTACATACAGTCTAGAATCTAGTGTCCTTTAGATTTAGCTGCTTAGTAGGGTACTTCTTCCTACGAATTAGTGACTTTGTGGCTGTCGAGATGTGCACGTTGTGCTTCCTTAAATAGCTCTCCTAAAGGGTGCTAATTAAGATTAGTCCTGGCTGTTAGTGGATCAGGAAGTTATAATTAATAGATCTTAACTCCTTTAGCGAGTAGCTAGTGAAGTTGTGCCTTGTCAATTAGGCCTCTATTGTAAGTGCCTATAGTCCCTACCTTTAATCTAGCTATAAACGCTGCGGCCTATAGAACTGTTTTTGTGAGGGACGTCAATAGTTGAGATGACCGTATCTGTATTAAGTACTAAGTGAGATATTGCGTGCaggttcgaagacctgcgcgggtcgaactttggtgttcggctgtggccttcgcttaaggcgcacgggccacctcgcttactagaggtcgcgggtttgatccatgacaCTACCCCCCCAAAAAAGAGAGCAAGTTCCAACGCTCGAACTGcctttttttttttttttttttttttttttgcCTAAAATTGTATACAAAGGAGATACCTATATCGCAAAACTGCTGCATACCAAGCGTGTCGCTTGCAGTGTCCATTCCATTACTACATTCTATTCCCGTTGTCTGTGCACAGTAATTATGGATCATCATCGTGGCGTGGTGACCTTAGCATCTTGTCTTAACAATAGTAACTTTGACAGTCTAGTCCTTGCCACGAGCACAGCGTCTATAAGTCCTATTTCTAGCACAACTTATCGACGCCCTCGATTATAGCAAGCACAACTATATTATCCCAGTCTTATTGTTGGTCTTGTCTGCTGTTGTCACCACTGGCTAGACACGACTAAGAGCGTGAAGTCGCATAACCAGCATATCTTGTTTGCCTGTGAGAGACTTAAACTTCCTGTGCATAGGCGGCTTGTTTGGGTGATCAAGGTGATAGCGCGTCACAGTGTCAGCGGAGTCCGCGAGGTTCATGTATGGTTCCCATGAAGGATTGTCGGGGCCGTCGGGATAGTTTGCCCATCGTACCAAGTATTGGAGCAGGCCTTGGGTAGTCTTGCCCTTGCGACCGCGGGCGGCAGGATCCTTAAGCTTCTTATTAATGCGGCAGTCTTCGATTGCTTCGACAGTGTATTCAGTGTCGTCTTCCACTTCTGGGTCGAACTCCGCAGGGACCTCAGGATCTTGTGTTTGTCCAGTAAGTGGGTTGTCGTCAACCAAGTGTAAGAGCCATGGGTGGAAGACATTGTGGATGCGCTTCATGTTAGCGGGAAGATCTAGCTCGTATgcggtgttgttgatggcgCGAACGATAGTAAAGGGACCGCGGTTCTTTAGGTCTAATGACGCGGAGGGTCTTTTCGTCCGTAGGTTGCGAGTGTCCAGCATCACTTGGTCGCCGACTTTGAAAGCTGGTGCGGGTAGCCTTCCTTCATTGGCGTATTCTGCTTGTTTTGCTTGCGCCCATTGCATTGAAGCTCGCAGCTCGTCCTGCAGCGTTTTCATGCGATCCGCGAAAGCGTCAGCGTTGAGACGTTCTTGTTGCGCAGGCGCAGTCAAGGTCGCAGCGCCTGGCGCTGGCGCAGGGGGTTCAATGCCACTCCGTGGGTTGTATCCTTTAGTCGCGAAGAAAGGCGACTTGCCAGTtgtgctgctggtgctggaGTTGGCTTCGAATTCAGCTATTGGCAGAAAAAGCGCCCAGTTATCCTGCTCGTAGTTGACATAGGCGCGTAGGTATTGCTTGAGGTAGGAGTTCGCGTTCTCGGTTTGTCCGTCAGTCTGGGGATGGTGAGCGGTCGAGAACTTCGGGCGTACACCCAGACGCTGGCATAGTCGCTTCCAAAAGTAAGAGACAAACTGCGCTCCACGGTCTGAGATAATCTCCTCAGGAAAGCCCTCTTCTCGCCAGATGTATTCGATAAAGGCTACCACAAGGGCGTCGGTGGTCATACTAGCCATTGGGatgaacttcttcttcttggtgagTCGGTCGACTACCACGAGGATGTCAGTGAACGTTTGACCGTTATGCCTGCAGGGCGGCAGGTGAGTGATGAAGTCTATAGAGATGCTGGACCAGTATTTGCTGGGGATTGGTAGCGGATGCAGCAGCCCATGCTTGCCTTCTCGGTATGCTTTGCTCCTCTTGCAAGTCAGACACGCGCGTACATATTGCGCGACGTCCGTGGTCATCCTAGGCCAGTAATACCATCGCGACAGCTTGGAGTATAACTCATGTTTGCCGCTGTGGCCACCGCAGACGCTCTTGTGGGCTTGTTCAATAACTTGGGTGCGAACGGCGCCGGCGGGGACGTAGACCTTGTTGCGCACATAGAGTAGTTCGTCGGTGATCTCGCAATCGCCAAGTTCCAGCCTGAGGTGCTCTTCTCCATGTATGAGTTTGAACGGCAGGCGTCGTAGGCCGTCCTTCTTGGCTTTGACGATCGCCTGCAACACCTTATCATCCTTGTATGCTGCCTTGATATTGTCAAGCAGAGCATCAATAGTCAGCTCGTTGTTCGGTGGCGCGGGCACATTAATTGCGGCGGGCGTCTCGTTTGGTATCGCGGGCGCACTAGTTGCGGCGATTGGCGTTGTAATAGGCGAGATTGTAACGTTATCGGCTGCACAGAGCGATCTTTTGCTCGTGAGGTCATGGGAGACGCCGTTTTCTCCCCCCTCAGGCTCGATGCCAGGCAGTGCGGCGAGGACGGCGTACCGTTCAGAGATGTTGTCTTCCTCGCTAAGTTGATACAGCATTTGCGCGACTGCGGGGATAGAGTCAGGAAGGGTGCGCTGTGTGATGAGATTTGCGAGGTAGACTGCATGGCGAGAACCTCCATCCTTGGCGATGTTGATGGTGCAGACGCGCGCTTCAGGATCGACTTGGTCAGGCTTGATGACTACCTGGAGTTGATGCCGACGGCGGATGTCGTCGGGTGACTCGGGTAGGTCGCCAGGACGCCTTGTCAAAGCGTCTGGCTTCGTGCCCTGCTTGCCTGGCCTGTACTTGATAATGAAGTTGAACTCTGCCATGAATTCCGCCCAACGGGCTTGGCGTCTGTTGAGGCGCTTTGTGGTCATAAAGGTCTGAAGGGCTTGATGGTCAGACAACACCATAATAGGATCATCAGTACCAGACAGCTCAAAGCGCCATTGCTCAAAGGCGTTGACAATAGCTAGGAGTTCCTTGTCGTATATCTCATAATTGCATTCCGCAGGGTTCATCTTGTGCGATAGGAAAGCAACTGGGCGGAGGACTCCTGTCGCGTCCTTCTGAGAGAGGATAGCTGCAGTAACGAAATCTGAGGCATCGGTTTCCAACCAAGTCTCTAGGTCAGGATCGAAGTGTGCAAGGACTCCTGCAGTCTTAAAGGCGTCCTTAAGTCGATGGAAAGCTTGTATAGCTTtgctatcagcgatgagcGGGAACTGATGTCTCTGGTCCTTGCCTTCGCCATCCTTGCGCGTGAGTTCTGTCAAGGCTTTTGCGATGTAGGAGAAGCCTTTGATGAAGCGACGGTAGAAGTTGGCGAAACCAAGGAAAGACTGGACGTCTTTGACTGAGCGCGGTATTTGCCAGTCTAGTATAGTGGAGACCTTTTTTGGATCCATTTCGATGCCCTCTGTAGTGAGGATGAGGCCTAGGTACTTCACTTTCTTGACCTTGAATTTGCACTTCGTGGGATCAAGATGGAGGCCAGCGTCGCGTATCTTAGAGAGGACCTTGATGACGTCGGCTTCATGAACTgactcgtcatcgtcgcAGGTGTATATAAGGACGTCGTCGAGGTAAGCTGTACAGATATCGTCAAGGTACTCGCGGAGTGTCTCATTGATAAAGGTCTGGAAAGTGCCAGGCGCATTGCAGAGGCCGAAGGGCATGACAACGTATTCGTATAGCCCATACCGAGTGAGAAAGGCTGTCTTTTCTTCATCGCCTTCTTTGATCCGAACAGTGTTGAATGCAGCCACAACGTCGACAATCGTCATCCATCGTACCTTGGCCATGCGGGCCAGCGTTTCCTTGATGGAGGGTGGAGCGTTGCGgttcttcttggtgatggcGTTGAGCTGACGGTAGTCAACGCAGATGCGAAGTCCGCCACCTGGTTTCTTGACAACTAAGACAGGTGACGCGTACGGAGATGTGGACGGTCGGATGAATCCGCGTCCGAGCATGTCGTCGATGTAGGCCTTGATGGCCCTGGTCTCCGTTCGTGTGAGCCCATAGATCTTAGGCTTGTGAATGCGTCCGTCGGTGTCAATCTCATGGTCAACGCCTTCGCGATGAGGTGCCAACTTCCCTGCTTGTATAGGACTGAACAAGTCTGGCATCTTGCTGTACAACCAGTCTGGCACCAGTTTGCGGATCTCCGCTTCCGTCATATGTGGACTCTCCATCTTGTTCATATAGTGGTCGTAGTCCTCTTGTGTGACGGCGGCGAGGCGGGCGATGTTGCGTTTGAAGGAGTCTAAATCGCAATCGTTATTGTCGTCTGGAGGGTCAGCAAGCTTCTCCCAGTCTTGTGGTTCGACCCAGATGGCTTCGTCTGGGTTGTGCGCAGCCATGAGGTAGGCGGCCTTGGCGGTGATAATGCAGATCTCGCCCACGGGCGTGGTTTGCCGAGATTCTGAAAGTGATGGAGTCTTGCCGTCGCCGTATACTGTCTCAGGGAGACCGTGGTCGAGACAACATGAAGTACAATGTGAAGAAGAGAACTTCATGCTCCGCGGTGAGAAGGTGAGACCGGGGTCGTGGTCTTCCAGCCAAGTCATACCAAGGATAAGATCAAAGTCTCCTACGTCAGCGACGAAGCACACGACTGGTGATAAGTGGCTGCCGTGTTTGACTTGGATTTCCACGGCTTCATTCAATGTATCAACAACCTTCCCATCCGCGAGAGAAAGCTGGATAGGTGAAGAGGTAGACATTATGGGCAGGCCCATGGCTTTAGCCCATCGCCTGTTCACAAAGGAAGCGCTAGCGCCTGTGTCGATAAGAGTAGTTGTCTTTTTCCATTCCTTAGAAGAAGTGAGGGTGTAGGAGTCGTAACGTAGTTGTTTAGTAGATCGAAGATGGCCCTTAACGGCGATCGCAGAGATGTAGTGGTCTTGGACGTCTTGTGAGTTGTCCTGATCTCCGACTTCTGGAGATAGTATCCTGGCGGCAGCGACCTTGAGACGGTTATGGTTTTCTCGCGTCTCGCGGTTCTGTTGTATGTCCTTGCGCCAGTCTAGCTCCTGAATGCGACTGTTATCAGGAGCGTCTAGTTTTCCGAAACTGGCTCGCCCATGTCGTCCAACTCAGGCTCCTCTTCAGTGGAAGCATTAGAgtcgtcgtcttcggcgTCGAAGTCCGCTCCCATAGCATAGAGATGCATACTACTAAGCTTAGGCTTGATTTGGTCCCAGTCTAAGATTGCGCAACCCTTCTTATCGCGCGCCTGGTGACCAGTCTCGCCACAACGGAAGCAGACCTTAGCCTTAGCCATTGCGTCCTTCTGCCACTCTGTGCGCGTCGTAGTAGCTTCGCGATGTTGTCCTCGGCCAGAGCGAGCCTTTCGTGCAGGATTACGATCATTTGGGGAGCGCGTGCGCGGCTTGGTGCGAGGTTTGTCAGCAGCGGTCTTGCCTTGATTAATCTGTTTCTGTGTTAGATCAGACTTGCGGGCGGCGTCAAGGAACTTGACAAGAGCATTCTCTTGCTCATCGTCAAAGGCGTGtgaggcggcggcggcgaggcCAGGTCGCAGGAAAGCGCGAGCGTGGCCAATCATGGCGCTGTCTGGAAGCTTCACTAGGCGACACACGCTCATAAAGCGCCCACGCCAATCTGCAAAGGATTCAGACGATCCCATCTTGAGAGAGCCATCAGCGAGTTGCGACTGTGCTTCTGAGACCTTCTCGTAGGTAGAGCGCGCGTAGTATGGGTCCAGTCCTTCAAGAAGGTCCAAGTAGTGTTCGAACTTGAGATCGTCAATATATTGCCATGCTGCGCCGTCCACCTTCATCTCCAAGTAGGCCAATTGCTTGTCTTCAGGCAGAGATTCGCACTTCTGGATGGCTGACCGACGCCACTTGTCGTAGTTCTTGGTATCATCGTTGCCTTTCCAGACTTCAATGTCGGGGAGCTTAAAGGAAAGGCTTAGACCTCCAACTGTGGACGCTGCCTGTTGTACTGATTGCTGGCCGTTGTATGGAGGAGGGATATATCGGTGAGGATCTTGGTTCAACGGATTCGCGCGATCTCGGCGGGAGCGGGAGCGCGATCTTGAGTGAGAGTCGCCGCGAGGGCGAGGCGCAGGCCGAGTAACAACAGGAGTGGCTTGTCGGCTAGGATACGGGTTAGGTGATGCAGTGCGGCGATCTGTACGGCGCTCAGGTGACTCGTGTCGTCGGTTGCGCTGAGTAGATAGATGACTGTTACGACCGCGGTCctcgcgacgctgcaagGTGTACGGGCGGAAGTTATGATCATATCGCTGAAGGCGCGCAACAACGTCATTGTACTCACGCTGTTGCTGAGTTAGAGAGGTCTCTAGCTTGCGGGTATTCTCAGTAGCTTGGACAAGTTGTTCTTCAAGTGCGCAGTTCTGGGCGACCACATCTTCGTAGTCGGCGTCGCGTTCTGCGCGCTGCTGGTGATAGCGGTCTGCGCGGGCGCGCTCTTCCTGGTGCTTCCTGAAGAACTCCTCGTACAGGCCGTGGAACTTAATGGACTGCGCTTCTTCGTGTTTCCAGTCCTCATACCAGTCTTGGTGAGTAGGGTTAGTGCAACCGGCGGTCTTGGAGGATGAAGGACGATAAAAGCGCTCGACCTCTAGCTTAAGCTCATTACGCTCTCGGTTGGTGTGTTCCAACTCAGCATTAGTAGTCTCAATAGTCTCAGTCAGCTTTGAGACTTCCTTCTCGTACCAGCTAAGCTTAGCTTCAGCCTTAGTGATGCGAAGGCGTAAGCGGTTAACAGCGGCTTCGTGAGCTTCCTTGGTTATTGCATCGATGTTCGCGTCCAGGATAGGAGCGCAAGCAGCGGCGAACTTCATGAGCTCAATAGCTAGAGAGCGCAGGAACGCGGTGTTTGAAGTGGCTAGCTCCAATAAGTCGTCGTCAGTGCAGACGGGGACTTGGAATTCTTCCAGGGGAGATTCTCGGCCTAGGTACAGCTCAAATTCATCCTCAGTCTCGTTTTGTACAATAGTGATGAACGTGAACTCAGAGTGAGTAATCTTGGCAGACAAGACGTTCTTGTTTCTGAGGGATTGGAGTCGACAACTGCCAACTATAACATCGTAGATGTCGGCAGGGTCGTGTGGTACCATTGTGGGCTCTTGGCTGTCTCCTTCTGTAACTGGAAGTGCGGGGTAGCCGAAGGTGCTTCGACGGCCTGGTTCGGATCGACGAACAGGCTCATGCTTAGGAGCGGGGCCTTGGCTAATAGTTTGTTGGGTGTCGGATGCAGTATCCTTAGGTCGCTCGCGGCTGGAGTCTTGGCTGCGGGGGTCGCGGGCGCTTTGTCTTTGCGCTTCTTGCGGCCAATAGGGAAGTCAGTCACGCTGGGCTGTGGAGGAGGCTGCATGTCGCTAGATCGGCGGGGGTGGCGGCCGCCGGTAGAGACGTTGTCGCTAATGGCGTTGATAGTTCTAAACATTTAAGGTGTTGGGTGTGGTTAATGTAGGTGGAGAAAGAGAGTGGTTATGATTGTGAGAGAGTGCGTCAAATGTGGGCGGGGAGCACAGCTGATTATTTGCTGTCACACTCCTGACTCCTTGCTCGAAGTAAAGCGGTGAGCCAAACCGTCTACCAGTCACCAAGGTGATGCGATACCGTCGCAATCGTTCCAGTGCAATCGCGATACTCTCAATCGCGACGCGGTACTGGCAACGTCCTTCGATGATGGGCTTCTAGCACAACACGCCTTCCGCTGTCAGCACAATAGCTTGTATCGCGCGCGTACGAGGGCCAATGACAATTGAGTTCCACTCCGCAGTCGTATAACAGAGCCTCAAAGTCCCAGTTGGCGGCGCGCGAGCTATCCTGATGCGGGTCTGTGACCGAAGATGGGGGACGAGTTGTCGCCGTCTCAGCCGCGGGGTTGCGGGGTTGCTGT from Pyrenophora tritici-repentis strain M4 chromosome 8, whole genome shotgun sequence includes the following:
- a CDS encoding Chromo domain containing protein → MKTLQDELRASMQWAQAKQAEYANEGRLPAPAFKVGDQVMLDTRNLRTKRPSASLDLKNRGPFTIVRAINNTAYELDLPANMKRIHNVFHPWLLHLVDDNPLTGQTQDPEVPAEFDPEVEDDTEYTVEAIEDCRINKKLKDPAARGRKGKTTQGLLQYLVRWANYPDGPDNPSWEPYMNLADSADTVTRYHLDHPNKPPMHRKFKSLTGKQDMLVMRLHALSRV
- a CDS encoding PRP38-assoc domain containing protein — its product is MFRTINAISDNVSTGGRHPRRSSDMQPPPQPSVTDFPIGRKKRKDKAPATPAAKTPAASDLRILHPTPNKLLAKAPLLSMSLFVDPNQAVEAPSATPHFQLQKETAKSPQCCRLQSLRNKNVLSAKITHSEFTFITIVQNETEDEFELYLGRESPLEEFQVPVCTDDDLLELATSNTAFLRSLAIELMKFAAACAPILDANIDAITKEAHEAAVNRLRLRITKAEAKLSWYEKEVSKLTETIETTNAELEHTNRERNELKLEVERFYRPSSSKTAGCTNPTHQDWYEDWKHEEAQSIKFHGLYEEFFRKHQEERARADRYHQQRAERDADYEDVVAQNCALEEQLVQATENTRKLETSLTQQQREYNDVVARLQRYDHNFRPYTLQRREDRGRNSHLSTQRNRRHESPERRTDRRTASPNPYPSRQATPVVTRPAPRPRGDSHSRSRSRSRRDRANPLNQDPHRYIPPPYNGQQSVQQAASTVGGLSLSFKLPDIEVWKGNDDTKNYDKWRRSAIQKCESLPEDKQLAYLEMKVDGAAWQYIDDLKFEHYLDLLEGLDPYYARSTYEKVSEAQSQLADGSLKMGSSESFADWRGRFMSVCRLVKLPDSAMIGHARAFLRPGLAAAASHAFDDEQENALVKFLDAARKSDLTQKQINQGKTAADKPRTKPRTRSPNDRNPARKARSGRGQHREATTTRTEWQKDAMAKAKVCFRCGETGHQARDKKGCAILDWDQIKPKLSSMHLYAMGADFDAEDDDSNASTEEEPDRIQELDWRKDIQQNRETRENHNRLKVAAARILSPEVGDQDNSQDVQDHYISAIAVKGHLRSTKQLRYDSYTLTSSKEWKKTTTLIDTGASASFVNRRWAKAMGLPIMSTSSPIQLSLADGKVVDTLNEAVEIQVKHGSHLSPVVCFVADVGDFDLILGMTWLEDHDPGLTFSPRSMKFSSSHCTSCCLDHGLPETVYGDGKTPSLSESRQTTPVGEICIITAKAAYLMAAHNPDEAIWVEPQDWEKLADPPDDNNDCDLDSFKRNIARLAAVTQEDYDHYMNKMESPHMTEAEIRKLVPDWLYSKMPDLFSPIQAGKLAPHREGVDHEIDTDGRIHKPKIYGLTRTETRAIKAYIDDMLGRGFIRPSTSPYASPVLVVKKPGGGLRICVDYRQLNAITKKNRNAPPSIKETLARMAKVRWMTIVDVVAAFNTVRIKEGDEEKTAFLTRYGLYEYVVMPFGLCNAPGTFQTFINETLREYLDDICTAYLDDVLIYTCDDDESVHEADVIKVLSKIRDAGLHLDPTKCKFKVKKVKYLGLILTTEGIEMDPKKVSTILDWQIPRSVKDVQSFLGFANFYRRFIKGFSYIAKALTELTRKDGEGKDQRHQFPLIADSKAIQAFHRLKDAFKTAGVLAHFDPDLETWLETDASDFVTAAILSQKDATGVLRPVAFLSHKMNPAECNYEIYDKELLAIVNAFEQWRFELSGTDDPIMVLSDHQALQTFMTTKRLNRRQARWAEFMAEFNFIIKYRPGKQGTKPDALTRRPGDLPESPDDIRRRHQLQVVIKPDQVDPEARVCTINIAKDGGSRHAVYLANLITQRTLPDSIPAVAQMLYQLSEEDNISERYAVLAALPGIEPEGGENGVSHDLTSKRSLCAADNVTISPITTPIAATSAPAIPNETPAAINVPAPPNNELTIDALLDNIKAAYKDDKVLQAIVKAKKDGLRRLPFKLIHGEEHLRLELGDCEITDELLYVRNKVYVPAGAVRTQVIEQAHKSVCGGHSGKHELYSKLSRWYYWPRMTTDVAQYVRACLTCKRSKAYREGKHGLLHPLPIPSKYWSSISIDFITHLPPCRHNGQTFTDILVVVDRLTKKKKFIPMASMTTDALVVAFIEYIWREEGFPEEIISDRGAQFVSYFWKRLCQRLGVRPKFSTAHHPQTDGQTENANSYLKQYLRAYHQQHNWQVAFLRD